A genome region from Halorussus pelagicus includes the following:
- a CDS encoding SPFH domain-containing protein has product MLVPLQAAAAGGFTIVALLVLALAVITIWQAVEIVDATEKRALTVFGEYRKLLEPGINFVPPFVSATHRFDMRTQTLDVPRQEAITRDNSPVTADAVVYIKVMDAKKAFLEVEDYKRAVSNLAQTTLRAVLGDMELDDTLNKRQEINAKIRRELDEPTDEWGIRVESVEVREVNPSKDVQQAMEQQTSAERKRRAMILEAQGERRSAVETAEGDKQSNIIRAQGEKQSQILEAQGDAVSTVLRAKSAESMGERAVIDKGMETLESIGQGESTTFVLPQELSSMLGRYGKHLTGSDVKEDNGELDSLDFDEETRELIGLDNIEEILGQIDEEAEMDVEAMEQEAQAIKEGEDPASIKSADEVIKEMDEDDPDLEDVQAEMDAELEK; this is encoded by the coding sequence ATGTTGGTTCCACTACAGGCCGCCGCGGCAGGCGGTTTCACGATAGTCGCACTGCTGGTCCTTGCACTGGCAGTTATCACCATCTGGCAGGCGGTCGAAATCGTCGATGCGACCGAGAAGCGCGCGCTGACGGTGTTCGGTGAGTACCGAAAGCTCCTCGAACCCGGTATCAACTTCGTGCCGCCGTTCGTGAGCGCGACCCACCGCTTCGACATGCGGACCCAGACCCTCGACGTGCCCCGGCAGGAAGCCATCACCCGCGACAACTCGCCGGTGACCGCCGACGCCGTGGTCTACATCAAGGTCATGGACGCCAAGAAGGCGTTCCTCGAAGTCGAAGACTACAAGCGAGCAGTGTCGAACCTCGCGCAGACGACCCTGCGGGCCGTGCTGGGTGACATGGAACTCGACGACACGCTGAACAAGCGCCAAGAAATCAACGCGAAAATCCGGCGCGAACTGGACGAACCCACCGACGAGTGGGGTATTCGCGTCGAAAGCGTCGAAGTCCGGGAAGTGAACCCGAGCAAGGACGTGCAGCAGGCGATGGAGCAACAGACCTCCGCGGAGCGCAAGCGCCGCGCCATGATTCTGGAAGCGCAGGGTGAGCGACGGAGCGCCGTCGAGACGGCAGAAGGTGACAAGCAGTCCAACATTATCCGCGCGCAAGGTGAAAAGCAGAGCCAGATTCTGGAAGCGCAGGGTGACGCGGTTTCGACCGTTCTCCGGGCGAAATCCGCCGAGTCGATGGGCGAGCGCGCAGTCATCGACAAGGGGATGGAGACGCTCGAAAGCATCGGTCAGGGCGAGTCCACGACGTTCGTCCTCCCGCAGGAACTCTCCTCGATGCTCGGCCGCTACGGCAAGCATCTCACCGGGAGCGACGTGAAGGAAGACAACGGCGAACTCGACAGCCTCGACTTCGACGAGGAGACCCGCGAACTCATCGGTCTCGACAACATCGAGGAAATCCTCGGCCAGATAGACGAGGAGGCCGAGATGGACGTGGAAGCGATGGAGCAGGAGGCCCAAGCCATCAAGGAGGGCGAGGACCCCGCGAGCATCAAGAGCGCCGACGAGGTCATCAAGGAGATGGACGAAGACGACCCCGACTTGGAGGACGTGCAGGCCGAGATGGACGCCGAGTTGGAGAAGTAG
- a CDS encoding cobalamin-binding protein, protein MAVQTDHVAARVVSLAPSATETLRALGATDRLVGATHHCDADAPAVGGWLNPDYETIADRDPDLVLTADDLQDDVADALRERGHEVVHLTPSTLEEVVESFADLGAAVGLPDEGEALVRRARSRLDRVRRLVPDDDAERPAVYCEEWSEPPMVAGNWVPEVVEVAGGRYPFLEPGERSREVSTAEVEAADPDHVVLHVCGHGACADPETVTDRDWDLSAIARDNVHVVDDSLLNQPSPRLVEGVERLAALLHPEAFDA, encoded by the coding sequence ATGGCAGTCCAGACCGATCACGTTGCGGCCCGAGTCGTCTCCTTGGCCCCGAGCGCGACCGAGACCCTGCGGGCACTCGGCGCGACTGACCGCCTCGTCGGCGCGACCCACCACTGCGACGCCGACGCTCCGGCGGTCGGCGGCTGGCTCAATCCCGACTACGAGACCATCGCCGACCGGGACCCGGACCTCGTGTTGACCGCCGACGATCTGCAGGACGACGTGGCCGACGCGTTGCGCGAGCGCGGCCACGAAGTGGTTCATCTGACGCCGAGTACGCTGGAGGAGGTCGTCGAGTCGTTCGCCGACCTCGGCGCGGCGGTGGGCCTGCCCGACGAGGGCGAGGCGCTGGTCCGACGCGCGCGGAGTCGCCTCGACCGCGTTCGGCGACTCGTCCCGGACGACGACGCCGAGCGCCCCGCGGTCTACTGCGAAGAGTGGTCCGAACCGCCGATGGTCGCGGGCAACTGGGTGCCCGAGGTGGTCGAAGTCGCGGGCGGGCGCTACCCCTTCCTCGAACCGGGCGAGCGCTCCCGCGAGGTCTCGACCGCCGAGGTAGAGGCCGCCGACCCGGACCACGTTGTCTTGCACGTCTGTGGCCACGGGGCCTGTGCCGACCCCGAGACCGTCACCGACCGCGACTGGGACCTCTCGGCGATAGCCCGCGACAACGTCCACGTCGTGGACGACTCGCTGTTGAATCAGCCGAGTCCGCGACTCGTGGAGGGCGTCGAGCGACTGGCCGCGCTCCTCCATCCCGAGGCGTTCGACGCGTAG
- a CDS encoding DUF7123 family protein yields MSTTATAGTTTLTDKQQRILQYLREKGQMKTYFKSRLIGDELGMTAKEVGANMTAISEGEFDIDVEKWGYSSSTTWKVTA; encoded by the coding sequence ATGAGCACGACCGCAACTGCTGGCACGACGACCCTGACCGACAAGCAACAGCGCATCCTCCAGTACCTCCGCGAGAAGGGCCAGATGAAGACTTACTTCAAGTCCCGCCTCATCGGCGACGAACTCGGCATGACCGCCAAGGAGGTCGGCGCGAACATGACCGCCATCTCCGAGGGCGAGTTCGACATCGACGTGGAGAAGTGGGGCTACTCCTCGTCCACGACATGGAAGGTCACAGCCTGA
- a CDS encoding twin-arginine translocation signal domain-containing protein, with the protein MMGNTSNRRAFLKKTATTAVLGGGLLASAEPVAASTQTIKIKGTGSYDIFVNDPNATKQDDVEDDDMIDSDPNKSILDGSVSGDADTYDFEGQVTRLFLDGDITVVVSDPNGMNRGGRLDVQGGDGAYYLVQSSESMEEQYDNLESKDAVDSDGQHCDGHLDGLDDTDSYYLDGTIQAVMVETDSGGYDSVRIDHNL; encoded by the coding sequence ATGATGGGAAATACCTCCAACCGACGCGCGTTCCTCAAGAAAACGGCGACGACCGCCGTACTGGGCGGCGGTCTGCTCGCTAGTGCAGAGCCAGTCGCGGCATCGACTCAAACGATCAAAATCAAGGGGACTGGTAGCTACGATATCTTCGTCAACGACCCAAACGCTACGAAGCAGGACGATGTCGAGGACGACGATATGATCGATTCGGACCCCAATAAGTCTATCCTCGATGGGTCAGTCAGCGGAGACGCGGACACGTACGATTTCGAAGGACAGGTCACGCGTCTCTTTCTCGACGGCGACATCACGGTCGTCGTCTCCGACCCGAACGGGATGAATCGCGGTGGCCGTCTGGACGTGCAAGGAGGCGACGGAGCCTACTATCTCGTCCAATCGAGCGAGAGCATGGAAGAGCAGTACGATAATCTCGAATCGAAGGACGCCGTCGATAGCGACGGCCAACACTGCGACGGGCACCTCGACGGATTGGACGACACCGACTCGTACTACCTCGACGGGACTATTCAGGCCGTGATGGTCGAAACGGATAGTGGCGGATACGACTCGGTTCGCATCGACCACAACCTGTAG
- a CDS encoding winged helix-turn-helix transcriptional regulator: protein MVERSEVDENKRATLRRFAVLGAATPLASFRAEADSGESEARDAIAGYVATTPGAHFSKVRDDLKLGTGEAQHHLRQLLDAGVVESRRDGDYRRFYPAEQFSSFEQVALGYLRRETPRGMLVELLRDPSATGSDLADALDVSRPTVSKYAADLEDAGLLDREDGYAVRNPETVITLLVRYADSFGEGAATFAAEADEFISFDP, encoded by the coding sequence ATGGTTGAGCGCTCCGAAGTGGATGAAAATAAGCGAGCGACCCTCCGCCGATTTGCAGTCTTGGGGGCCGCCACGCCGCTGGCGTCGTTTCGAGCCGAGGCCGACAGCGGCGAGAGCGAGGCCCGCGACGCCATCGCGGGTTACGTCGCCACCACGCCGGGCGCGCACTTCTCGAAGGTCCGTGACGACCTCAAACTGGGAACGGGAGAGGCCCAGCACCACCTCCGACAGTTGCTCGACGCGGGCGTGGTCGAGAGCCGACGAGACGGCGACTACCGCCGGTTCTACCCGGCCGAGCAGTTCTCCTCGTTCGAGCAGGTCGCACTGGGTTACCTCCGCAGAGAGACGCCGCGGGGGATGCTCGTCGAGTTACTGCGCGACCCGTCGGCGACCGGTAGCGACCTCGCCGACGCGCTGGACGTATCGAGACCGACCGTGAGCAAGTACGCCGCCGACCTCGAAGACGCGGGCCTGTTGGACCGCGAGGACGGCTACGCGGTCCGGAACCCCGAGACGGTCATTACTCTGCTCGTCCGGTACGCCGACTCGTTCGGCGAGGGCGCGGCGACGTTCGCGGCCGAGGCCGACGAGTTCATCTCGTTCGATCCGTAG
- a CDS encoding NfeD family protein — protein MAPLLDSLPLLLLVAGIGLAIAEALIPGAHFVVLGVALVLAGLVGLLLGPAASPLLLAVLVLGFGAASLYAYRELDLYGGKGVARTRDSDSLKGETGRVTERVTTQEGQIKLDKGGFNPHYAARTVRGEIPEGTEVMVVDPGGGNVVKVEALETIEDSIDRELAKGLEDDAIDRELADERASDDSPGRETDTEEI, from the coding sequence ATGGCACCGCTGTTGGACTCGCTCCCGCTGTTGCTCCTCGTCGCTGGCATCGGTCTCGCCATCGCCGAGGCGCTGATTCCGGGCGCGCACTTCGTCGTCCTTGGCGTCGCGCTCGTCCTCGCGGGACTCGTCGGACTGTTGCTCGGACCGGCCGCCTCGCCGCTGCTACTCGCCGTGTTGGTGTTGGGTTTCGGCGCGGCCTCACTGTACGCCTATCGGGAACTCGACCTCTACGGCGGCAAGGGCGTCGCTCGTACCCGCGACTCCGACTCCCTGAAGGGCGAGACCGGCCGCGTCACCGAGCGCGTCACGACCCAAGAGGGTCAGATAAAGCTCGACAAGGGCGGGTTCAACCCCCACTACGCCGCCCGGACCGTCCGGGGCGAGATTCCGGAGGGGACCGAGGTGATGGTCGTGGACCCCGGCGGCGGCAACGTCGTGAAAGTCGAGGCGCTGGAGACCATCGAGGACTCCATCGACCGCGAATTGGCGAAGGGACTGGAAGACGACGCCATCGACCGCGAACTCGCCGACGAGCGCGCGAGCGACGACTCGCCGGGGCGCGAGACCGATACCGAAGAAATTTGA
- a CDS encoding flippase-like domain-containing protein produces the protein MSGRGVEVSVVLPAYNEEATIENTVETTLATLNGFLPAGTFEVIVAEDGCEDRTPEIADRMAAEDERVRHYHSDERLGRGGALNRAFEAADGETLVYFDTDLATDMRHLEELVESVRSGEYDFATGSRWMPGETADRPAKRDVASRGFNGLTRTFLGSEMRDHQCGFKAFDRTALFDVLEDVEDEHWFWDTEVLVRAQRRGYGVKEFAVDWEPKGDSKVDIVRDVFGMGSQIMRCWWEFSVQPRITKRVSIAAGILLTIVAVVLMGEYLPLGDVVERMSQADPALVGLAALVYAVSWPLRGSRYRDILEELGYTEDANFLTGAIFVSQTGNLVFPARAGDAVRAYVVKARRSIPYPTGFASLAVERVFDLLTITMLAGVVLMGLALTGATGGLESTLFGSGPAGGEAAAGSEYGAAGQTALYVAGGVGAAAILAVGVIVLSARSDRNLVREVVSGISSDSYADYVAGIVERFTGDVQTVAGNRRAFLTVGASSLAIWTLDVLTALLVLVAFPTVSLPVPMLVAVCFFAVSVGNLAKVLPLSPGGVGLYEGAFTLLVVGLTPIGWSIALGAAILDHAVKNIVTLVGGVASMLWLNVSLTTAVEESKDARAAAEPTDD, from the coding sequence ATGAGCGGTCGTGGAGTCGAAGTGAGCGTCGTCCTTCCGGCCTACAACGAGGAGGCGACCATCGAGAACACGGTCGAGACGACGCTCGCCACGCTAAACGGATTCCTTCCCGCGGGAACCTTTGAGGTCATCGTCGCCGAGGACGGGTGCGAGGACCGCACGCCCGAAATCGCCGACCGGATGGCCGCCGAGGATGAGCGGGTCCGCCACTACCACAGCGACGAGCGGTTGGGCCGTGGAGGAGCGTTGAATCGCGCCTTCGAGGCCGCTGACGGCGAGACGTTGGTGTACTTCGACACCGACCTCGCCACGGACATGCGCCACCTCGAAGAACTGGTCGAGAGCGTCCGGTCGGGCGAGTACGACTTTGCCACCGGGTCGCGCTGGATGCCGGGCGAGACGGCCGACCGGCCCGCCAAGCGCGACGTGGCGAGTCGGGGGTTCAACGGACTGACCCGGACGTTCCTCGGGTCGGAGATGCGCGACCACCAGTGCGGGTTCAAGGCATTCGACCGGACCGCGCTCTTCGACGTGCTGGAGGATGTGGAGGACGAACACTGGTTCTGGGACACCGAAGTCCTCGTGCGCGCACAGCGCCGGGGCTACGGCGTCAAGGAGTTCGCGGTCGATTGGGAACCCAAGGGCGACTCGAAAGTAGATATCGTCCGAGACGTGTTCGGGATGGGGAGCCAGATTATGCGCTGTTGGTGGGAGTTTTCGGTCCAACCGCGCATCACCAAGCGCGTCTCCATCGCCGCGGGCATCCTCCTGACCATCGTGGCAGTCGTGTTGATGGGCGAGTATCTCCCACTCGGCGACGTTGTCGAGCGGATGAGTCAGGCCGATCCGGCGCTGGTCGGTCTCGCCGCGCTGGTCTACGCCGTCTCGTGGCCCCTGCGCGGAAGCCGGTACCGCGACATCCTCGAAGAACTGGGCTACACCGAGGACGCGAACTTCCTCACGGGGGCGATATTCGTCAGCCAGACCGGGAACCTCGTGTTCCCCGCACGGGCGGGCGACGCGGTCCGCGCCTACGTCGTGAAGGCCCGCCGGTCGATTCCCTATCCCACGGGGTTCGCCTCGCTGGCGGTCGAGCGCGTCTTCGACCTGCTAACCATCACGATGCTCGCGGGCGTCGTCCTGATGGGTCTCGCGCTGACCGGCGCGACCGGTGGTCTCGAATCGACGCTGTTCGGGTCCGGGCCAGCAGGCGGCGAGGCGGCTGCGGGCAGTGAGTACGGCGCGGCCGGACAGACCGCTCTCTACGTCGCTGGTGGTGTCGGTGCCGCGGCCATCCTCGCGGTCGGAGTCATCGTGTTGAGCGCCCGGTCTGACCGCAATCTCGTCCGCGAGGTCGTCTCGGGCATCAGTAGCGACTCGTACGCCGATTACGTGGCGGGCATCGTCGAGCGATTCACGGGCGACGTACAGACTGTCGCGGGCAACCGGAGGGCCTTCCTCACGGTCGGCGCGAGCAGTCTCGCCATCTGGACGCTGGACGTGCTGACGGCCCTGCTCGTACTCGTCGCGTTCCCGACCGTCTCGCTCCCGGTTCCGATGCTCGTGGCGGTGTGTTTCTTCGCGGTCAGCGTGGGCAACCTCGCCAAGGTCCTGCCGCTGTCGCCCGGCGGCGTCGGTCTCTACGAGGGCGCGTTCACCCTGCTCGTGGTCGGTCTGACCCCGATTGGCTGGAGCATCGCGCTCGGCGCGGCCATCCTCGACCACGCCGTCAAGAACATCGTCACGCTGGTCGGTGGCGTCGCCTCGATGCTGTGGCTGAACGTCTCGTTGACGACGGCCGTCGAGGAGAGCAAGGACGCGCGGGCCGCGGCGGAACCGACCGACGACTGA
- a CDS encoding transcription initiation factor IIB — protein MSDVTTRVKRTEEEEQVEEESEQSTACPECGGNLISDTEHGETVCEECGLVVDEDQVDRGPEWRAFDSKEKNEKSRVGAPTTNTMHDKGLSTNIDWRNKDAYGNSLGSRQREKMQRLRKWNERFRTRDSKERNLKQALGEIDRMASALGLPNNVRETASVIYRRALDEDLLPGRSIEGVSTACVYAAARQAGVPRSLDEIADVSRVEKSEVARTYRYVVRELNLEVKPADPESYVPRFASGLDLSDEAEHRARELLQTAKEKGVHSGKSPVGLAAAAVYAAALLTNEKTTQAEVSEVADISEVTIRNRYHELLEAEEAPAMA, from the coding sequence ATGTCAGACGTAACTACGCGAGTCAAGCGAACGGAAGAAGAGGAACAGGTCGAAGAAGAGTCCGAACAGTCCACCGCCTGCCCCGAGTGCGGCGGTAACCTCATCTCGGACACCGAACACGGCGAGACCGTCTGCGAGGAGTGCGGACTCGTCGTGGACGAAGACCAAGTTGACCGCGGCCCGGAGTGGCGCGCGTTCGACTCCAAAGAGAAAAACGAGAAGTCCCGTGTCGGCGCGCCGACGACGAACACGATGCACGATAAGGGTCTCTCGACCAACATCGACTGGCGGAACAAGGACGCCTACGGTAACTCGCTGGGGTCGCGCCAGCGCGAGAAGATGCAGCGACTTCGAAAGTGGAACGAGCGATTCCGAACCCGAGACAGCAAGGAGCGCAACCTGAAGCAGGCGCTCGGCGAAATCGACCGCATGGCCTCCGCGCTCGGTCTGCCGAACAACGTCCGGGAGACGGCATCGGTCATCTATCGGCGCGCGCTCGACGAGGACCTTCTGCCCGGTCGTTCCATCGAGGGCGTCTCGACGGCCTGCGTCTACGCCGCCGCGCGACAGGCGGGGGTCCCGCGCAGTCTGGACGAGATTGCGGACGTAAGCCGCGTCGAGAAGAGTGAGGTCGCCCGGACGTACCGCTACGTCGTTCGGGAACTCAACCTCGAAGTCAAACCCGCCGACCCCGAGAGCTACGTCCCCCGGTTCGCTTCCGGACTCGACCTCTCGGACGAGGCCGAACACCGCGCCCGCGAACTGCTCCAGACCGCCAAGGAGAAGGGCGTCCACAGCGGCAAGTCGCCGGTCGGTCTCGCCGCGGCCGCCGTCTACGCCGCGGCGCTCCTGACCAACGAGAAGACCACGCAGGCGGAAGTCAGCGAGGTCGCCGACATCAGTGAGGTCACGATTCGCAACCGCTACCACGAACTGCTGGAGGCCGAAGAGGCCCCCGCGATGGCCTGA
- the pyk gene encoding pyruvate kinase gives MRNAKIVCTLGPASDSQRTIRELADAGMTVARLNASHGTREDRAELVDHVRHVDETTADPLAVMVDLQGPEIRTAETDDPVHLETDSTVRFVKGDTATPEEVGLSYSITNVEPGDKVLLDDGRIETVVEEIDADADGEGAVVARVVSGGDLSSRKGVNVPGVDLDLDVITEKDRRDLELAAEKEADFVAASFVRSAADVLAVNEVLEELGADIPIVAKIERRGAVENLDEIVDAAYGVMVARGDLGVECPLEDVPMIQKRIIRECQQTGTPVITATEMLDSMVHARRPTRAEASDVANAVLDGTDAVMLSGETAIGDDPVQVVETMDRIVRQVEASGEYDEIREQRVPTAEDARTDALARSARYLARDIGASAIVAASESGYTALKVAKFRPQVPVVATTPNDDVRRQLSLTWGVNSQYTPLSSGVDNVIEDAVQAALDADVADSGDTVVVLSGMMSELEGTSTTNTLKVHVAAETIATGRSVVRGRVAAPVVRTEDGDLSGVPEGSVLALEPDFDGEFDGDASKLVGIVDARPGMTGYPAMVARELDLPMVSGAPLDPTIRGGDVVTLDAERGVVYEGDVTHAERS, from the coding sequence ATGAGAAACGCGAAAATCGTCTGTACGCTGGGTCCGGCCTCCGACTCCCAGCGGACAATCCGAGAGTTGGCCGACGCGGGGATGACCGTCGCCCGACTCAACGCCAGTCACGGTACGCGAGAGGACCGTGCCGAACTCGTAGACCACGTCCGACACGTAGACGAGACCACCGCCGACCCCCTCGCGGTGATGGTTGACCTGCAGGGTCCCGAGATTCGGACCGCCGAGACCGACGACCCGGTCCACCTCGAAACCGACTCGACGGTGCGGTTCGTGAAAGGTGACACCGCCACCCCCGAGGAGGTCGGTCTGAGTTACTCCATTACCAACGTCGAACCCGGCGACAAGGTGCTGTTGGACGACGGCCGCATCGAGACGGTCGTCGAGGAAATCGACGCGGACGCGGACGGCGAGGGCGCGGTCGTCGCGCGCGTCGTGAGCGGCGGCGACCTGAGCAGTCGGAAGGGCGTCAACGTCCCCGGCGTGGATTTGGACCTCGACGTTATCACCGAGAAGGACCGCCGAGACCTCGAACTCGCCGCCGAGAAGGAGGCCGACTTCGTGGCCGCGAGTTTCGTCCGGAGCGCCGCGGACGTGCTGGCGGTCAACGAAGTGCTGGAGGAACTGGGCGCGGACATCCCCATCGTCGCCAAGATAGAGCGCCGCGGCGCGGTGGAGAATCTGGACGAAATCGTGGACGCCGCCTACGGCGTGATGGTCGCGCGCGGGGACCTCGGCGTCGAGTGCCCGCTCGAAGACGTGCCCATGATTCAAAAGCGCATCATCCGGGAGTGCCAGCAGACCGGCACACCGGTCATCACCGCGACCGAGATGTTGGACTCGATGGTCCACGCTCGCAGACCCACACGCGCGGAGGCCTCCGACGTAGCGAACGCCGTCCTCGACGGCACCGACGCGGTGATGCTCTCGGGCGAGACTGCAATCGGCGACGACCCGGTGCAGGTCGTCGAGACGATGGACCGCATCGTCCGGCAGGTCGAGGCCAGCGGCGAGTACGACGAAATCCGCGAACAGCGCGTCCCGACCGCCGAGGACGCCCGGACCGACGCGCTGGCGCGGTCGGCGCGCTATCTCGCGCGGGACATCGGCGCGTCGGCCATCGTGGCGGCCAGCGAGTCCGGATACACCGCGCTGAAGGTGGCGAAGTTCCGGCCGCAGGTCCCGGTCGTCGCCACCACGCCCAACGACGACGTGCGCCGCCAACTCTCGCTGACGTGGGGAGTCAACTCCCAGTACACGCCGCTCTCGTCGGGCGTGGACAACGTCATCGAGGACGCCGTGCAGGCCGCCCTCGACGCGGACGTGGCCGATAGCGGCGACACGGTGGTCGTTCTCTCGGGGATGATGTCGGAACTGGAGGGAACCTCCACGACGAACACGCTCAAGGTTCACGTCGCGGCCGAGACCATCGCTACCGGCCGGAGCGTCGTGCGCGGGCGGGTCGCCGCCCCGGTCGTTCGGACCGAGGACGGCGACCTCTCGGGCGTGCCCGAGGGGTCGGTTCTGGCGCTCGAACCCGATTTCGACGGCGAGTTCGACGGCGACGCCTCGAAACTCGTCGGCATCGTGGACGCCCGGCCGGGTATGACGGGCTACCCCGCGATGGTCGCGCGGGAACTCGACCTCCCGATGGTCAGCGGCGCGCCGCTGGACCCCACGATTCGGGGCGGCGACGTGGTGACTCTCGACGCCGAGCGCGGCGTGGTCTACGAGGGCGACGTGACTCACGCCGAGCGCTCGTAA
- the yjjX gene encoding inosine/xanthosine triphosphatase, whose amino-acid sequence MRVGVGSTNPVKRAATESALTDFSATTVESVAVESGVSEQPVGERETVAGARNRARNVLDAGDYDLGVGLEGGVAEVEGTEGLFLIMWAAATDGERVGRGAGPRLRLPESIAGRVRDGEELGPVMDDVLDMENVAEKQGAAGALTGHVIDREGALEQALAGALGPFVTELYD is encoded by the coding sequence ATGCGAGTCGGCGTCGGAAGCACCAATCCCGTGAAACGCGCCGCGACCGAGTCCGCCCTGACCGACTTTTCGGCCACGACCGTCGAGTCGGTCGCCGTCGAGTCGGGCGTGAGCGAGCAACCGGTCGGCGAGCGAGAGACCGTCGCGGGCGCACGGAACCGCGCCCGCAACGTCCTCGACGCGGGCGACTACGACCTCGGCGTCGGACTGGAAGGCGGTGTCGCCGAGGTCGAAGGAACAGAGGGACTCTTTCTGATTATGTGGGCGGCCGCGACCGACGGCGAGCGCGTCGGTCGCGGCGCGGGTCCCCGCCTTCGCCTGCCCGAGTCCATCGCGGGCAGGGTCCGGGACGGCGAGGAACTGGGACCGGTGATGGACGACGTGCTGGACATGGAGAACGTCGCCGAGAAGCAGGGCGCGGCGGGCGCGCTGACCGGCCACGTCATCGACCGCGAGGGCGCGCTCGAACAGGCTCTCGCGGGCGCGCTCGGGCCGTTCGTGACCGAGTTGTACGACTGA
- a CDS encoding DUF7312 domain-containing protein — MSDWKFDTDEVGEDGYEPEEPDFEPIEPGSPTVENAFFVALGVVSTLFVFARVVLLAGG; from the coding sequence ATGTCGGACTGGAAGTTTGACACCGACGAGGTCGGCGAGGACGGTTACGAACCCGAAGAACCCGACTTCGAACCGATAGAGCCGGGGTCGCCGACGGTGGAGAACGCCTTTTTTGTCGCGCTCGGCGTGGTCTCGACGCTGTTCGTCTTCGCCCGCGTCGTCCTGCTCGCCGGTGGATAG